A genomic region of Catalinimonas niigatensis contains the following coding sequences:
- a CDS encoding sugar phosphate isomerase/epimerase family protein: MSKPAGKAAARQFSMQLDGGSIGVDAGQLELIALAHKYGFESVTAHSAYLADISSSQREALLADMKQKNLIWGNAGLPVQFRTDRATFEKDMQTLPKHAKGLQDAGATRVTTWIMPNHPSLNYLQNFREHAVRLREVAKVLGDHGLRLGLEYVGPKTLQIANEFPFMRTMAETKELIGAIGTSNVGVVLDSFHWYTAGEDVDDILTLTNQDIVACDLNDARSGLNREEQVDGKRELPLATGVVDAKGFLEALVKIGFDGPIRAEPFNQELRDMENEAAVKKTSTAMKKAFDQIA; this comes from the coding sequence ATGTCAAAACCGGCTGGCAAGGCTGCTGCCAGACAGTTTAGTATGCAATTGGACGGAGGATCAATTGGTGTTGATGCCGGACAGTTAGAGCTTATCGCATTAGCCCATAAATATGGGTTTGAATCAGTGACCGCCCACTCAGCCTATCTGGCTGATATTTCTTCTTCTCAGAGAGAAGCATTGTTAGCGGACATGAAACAAAAGAACTTGATATGGGGTAATGCAGGCCTTCCCGTACAATTCCGTACTGACCGTGCTACTTTTGAAAAAGACATGCAGACGCTGCCCAAGCATGCAAAAGGATTGCAGGATGCGGGTGCTACCCGGGTCACTACCTGGATTATGCCTAATCACCCTTCGCTCAACTACCTGCAAAATTTTAGAGAACATGCTGTTCGCCTGCGGGAAGTTGCTAAAGTATTAGGAGATCATGGTTTGCGTCTTGGCCTTGAGTATGTGGGGCCTAAAACGCTGCAAATTGCCAATGAATTTCCCTTTATGCGTACGATGGCTGAAACTAAAGAGCTTATAGGTGCTATCGGAACCTCTAACGTTGGTGTGGTACTGGATAGCTTTCACTGGTATACTGCAGGCGAAGATGTAGATGACATTTTGACCTTGACTAATCAGGATATAGTCGCCTGTGACCTTAATGACGCACGTTCTGGATTAAACAGAGAAGAGCAGGTAGATGGAAAGCGAGAGCTTCCGTTAGCTACCGGGGTAGTAGATGCCAAAGGATTTTTGGAAGCCCTCGTCAAGATTGGTTTTGACGGTCCTATTCGAGCCGAGCCATTTAATCAGGAATTGCGTGATATGGAAAATGAAGCAGCCGTGAAAAAAACATCAACTGCAATGAAAAAAGCTTTTGATCAAATAGCTTAA
- a CDS encoding metallophosphoesterase, translated as MLNFKLFLLICFLPILLLAQAVDDQLVGEWHFTPQYTLPANAENIPGPFIPLPTTAYKAVDTQAYPFIFHGEEPSERIINFIPADSLPQQAFTLELWLLDHVNQPVGALITLKGREINTEPDWLLGYYEDDVIFTLVTEDAPSGTLLHAKADKAWKRYWHHLVATYDGSRMAMYLNGELLSSTPVDKRLAGRLSSPEIEIAAYMQNEPYMDLGNLVRSLRIYDCALNPEQIQSHYQKWQDTVDKGLLYLDLFHFTAGPYLHYATQNSINLVWETDRPTKALIKYGTQLPLDQEVEIKEAKHIQEITLKNLEPATSYFYNIISTDEQGEQIESGVLTFQTAVQEDQAYAFALIGDTEARPHINDRITKMVWDERPNFVLNLGDLTDGGFEPHKFEWNYEYFAGTRQLHSRIPVFPVPGNGEADLFWYKKYHKLPGNEAYYSFRYGNAEFFMLNSNESKEQFKPGGEQYVWLEKALQASAAKWKFVAHHHAPYSADENDYGNSWEGPSSYGDPSVRPIVPLYEKYGVDMVFFGHLHTYQRSLPVLDNLVKEKSGVIYVQCGGGGGNLEDFAPARAWFSAKTYRGHHYATISVYGNKLRYQVFDSEGRMKDFLDIEK; from the coding sequence ATGTTAAACTTCAAGCTATTTCTCCTTATTTGCTTTTTACCTATTCTACTTCTTGCTCAGGCAGTAGATGATCAATTGGTAGGAGAATGGCATTTTACTCCTCAATATACCCTTCCTGCCAATGCAGAAAACATTCCTGGTCCTTTTATTCCTTTACCTACCACCGCCTACAAAGCGGTAGATACTCAGGCTTATCCCTTTATTTTTCATGGGGAAGAACCCAGCGAGCGCATCATCAACTTTATTCCTGCTGACAGCCTTCCTCAGCAAGCTTTTACCCTTGAACTATGGCTGCTGGATCATGTTAACCAGCCGGTAGGCGCTTTGATTACTCTCAAAGGCCGGGAGATCAACACCGAACCAGACTGGCTACTGGGCTATTATGAAGATGATGTCATCTTTACGCTGGTCACAGAAGATGCTCCCAGTGGCACACTACTACACGCTAAAGCTGACAAAGCCTGGAAGCGCTACTGGCATCACCTGGTCGCTACTTATGACGGAAGCCGCATGGCCATGTATCTGAATGGTGAGCTGCTTAGCTCAACGCCGGTAGATAAACGCCTAGCCGGAAGGCTGAGCTCGCCAGAGATAGAAATTGCAGCCTACATGCAAAACGAACCTTATATGGACCTGGGAAATCTGGTAAGAAGCCTGCGTATCTATGATTGTGCGCTGAATCCTGAACAAATTCAAAGCCATTACCAGAAGTGGCAGGACACTGTGGACAAAGGCTTGCTTTACCTTGACCTATTTCATTTTACTGCCGGTCCTTATTTACATTATGCAACACAAAACAGCATCAATCTGGTTTGGGAAACAGATCGCCCAACGAAGGCTTTGATAAAATACGGAACGCAGCTTCCGCTGGATCAGGAAGTAGAAATCAAGGAAGCTAAGCATATACAGGAAATTACCCTGAAAAATCTGGAACCTGCTACTTCTTACTTTTACAATATCATTTCTACAGACGAGCAGGGAGAACAAATAGAATCGGGCGTACTTACTTTCCAGACGGCTGTACAGGAAGATCAGGCTTATGCTTTTGCGCTGATCGGTGATACGGAAGCTCGCCCTCATATTAATGATCGCATCACTAAAATGGTTTGGGATGAAAGGCCTAATTTTGTGCTCAACCTGGGTGACCTGACCGATGGAGGTTTTGAACCCCATAAGTTTGAATGGAATTACGAATATTTTGCCGGGACCCGACAATTACACAGTCGTATTCCGGTGTTTCCGGTACCTGGTAATGGCGAAGCTGATCTTTTTTGGTACAAAAAGTATCATAAATTACCAGGCAATGAGGCTTATTACTCCTTCCGCTACGGCAATGCTGAGTTTTTTATGCTAAATAGCAATGAGAGCAAAGAGCAATTTAAACCTGGTGGAGAACAGTATGTCTGGCTGGAAAAAGCTCTCCAAGCCTCCGCTGCCAAATGGAAGTTTGTAGCCCATCATCATGCCCCCTACTCTGCTGATGAAAATGACTACGGAAATTCCTGGGAAGGTCCATCAAGCTATGGTGATCCCAGTGTACGGCCCATCGTTCCGCTCTATGAAAAATACGGGGTGGATATGGTCTTCTTTGGTCACCTGCATACCTATCAACGCAGTCTACCGGTGCTGGATAACCTTGTGAAAGAAAAGAGTGGTGTCATCTATGTGCAATGCGGTGGCGGAGGTGGTAATCTGGAGGATTTTGCTCCGGCTCGCGCGTGGTTTAGTGCCAAAACCTATCGGGGACATCATTACGCCACGATAAGTGTGTACGGAAATAAACTACGCTATCAAGTATTTGATTCGGAGGGAAGAATGAAAGACTTCCTGGATATCGAGAAATGA
- a CDS encoding SusD/RagB family nutrient-binding outer membrane lipoprotein, with amino-acid sequence MNLNIYIKGASLALVLLTAGACENDFEEINRNPNQPEQVNADLLLPDIIRRTVNEMVGESWNYGNIMMQYTSKIQFTSEDRYDFGPRDDPWGPFYDELRDLNNMVEIATENEQNNILGVALVMKSWMYHILTDAYGDIPYAEATKGKSDANYFPAYDPQQAVYEGILADLKQANSLLGTSNEAVSGDILYDGNLSKWKKFANSLQLRIHMRLSDRIDPSAAMSSILSDPNTYPIFEDNEDQAALTYLSASPNQWPQYTNRSGSYDEIRMSTTMEAALKERDDPRLFVYYQPTNDSGEPFIGAEEDYAGVPNGLADEAALQYSPSGDPAKGGSNFISRVGLMFACLTCNPNTQPNAAEGIVMSYAELLFILAEAAERGFIGGDPAEFYQNGIQASFDYYNERVPAAYGISVTPGPDYFTQPNVAYTGTQAEKLLKIGTQKWIALFFSGLEAWFDWRRTGIPTITPGPDNVNNDRVPVRFGYPTSEQLLNGDSYKAAVARQGQDTYNTRVWWDID; translated from the coding sequence ATGAATCTGAACATATATATCAAAGGAGCGTCACTGGCACTTGTACTACTGACTGCAGGTGCCTGTGAAAATGATTTTGAAGAGATCAACCGTAATCCTAACCAGCCCGAGCAGGTAAATGCAGATCTGTTGCTACCCGACATCATACGCCGCACGGTGAATGAAATGGTAGGGGAAAGCTGGAATTATGGTAACATCATGATGCAGTATACCTCTAAGATCCAGTTTACCAGCGAAGATCGCTATGACTTCGGTCCGCGAGATGACCCCTGGGGTCCTTTTTATGATGAACTGCGCGATCTCAACAACATGGTGGAAATCGCTACTGAAAACGAGCAAAACAACATACTGGGTGTAGCGCTGGTAATGAAATCCTGGATGTACCACATCCTTACGGATGCTTATGGGGATATTCCTTATGCTGAAGCGACCAAAGGAAAATCTGATGCCAATTATTTTCCTGCTTATGATCCACAGCAGGCAGTATACGAAGGTATCCTGGCTGATCTAAAGCAGGCCAACTCCCTGTTGGGTACTTCCAATGAGGCTGTCAGTGGTGATATACTCTATGACGGTAATCTTAGCAAATGGAAGAAGTTTGCCAACTCCTTACAGCTAAGAATCCATATGCGTCTTTCGGATAGAATTGATCCTTCTGCAGCCATGTCCAGCATCCTCAGCGATCCGAATACTTATCCAATATTTGAAGACAATGAGGATCAGGCGGCTTTGACGTATCTGTCAGCATCTCCCAACCAATGGCCACAATACACCAACCGTTCGGGTTCATACGATGAAATTCGGATGAGCACTACAATGGAAGCGGCGCTAAAGGAACGCGATGATCCCCGTTTGTTTGTCTATTACCAGCCAACCAACGATTCCGGCGAGCCTTTTATCGGTGCGGAAGAAGATTATGCTGGTGTGCCTAACGGATTGGCTGATGAAGCCGCTTTACAGTATTCTCCCAGCGGCGACCCCGCCAAAGGAGGTTCTAACTTCATTTCCAGAGTGGGATTGATGTTTGCCTGCCTTACTTGTAATCCCAACACTCAGCCCAATGCTGCTGAGGGTATCGTCATGTCTTATGCTGAGTTGCTGTTCATCCTGGCAGAAGCTGCGGAAAGAGGCTTTATCGGAGGTGATCCTGCTGAGTTTTATCAGAATGGTATACAGGCTTCTTTTGACTATTACAACGAACGTGTACCTGCTGCTTATGGTATTAGTGTGACTCCTGGTCCTGATTATTTCACCCAACCTAATGTTGCTTATACTGGAACGCAGGCAGAGAAATTACTGAAAATCGGTACACAAAAGTGGATCGCACTTTTCTTTAGCGGCCTGGAAGCCTGGTTTGACTGGAGAAGGACCGGTATTCCAACCATTACTCCCGGCCCTGATAATGTAAATAATGACAGAGTGCCGGTACGCTTTGGCTATCCTACTTCAGAGCAGCTATTGAATGGCGATAGCTACAAGGCAGCAGTAGCCCGCCAGGGTCAGGATACCTATAATACCCGTGTCTGGTGGGATATAGACTAA
- a CDS encoding SusC/RagA family TonB-linked outer membrane protein: MMNRLQMLIKMRGRPGYWLCLLSFLILSGLSAYAQQTSISGKVTDAENSPIPGVNVLVKGTTQGTITDIEGDYRLNVPENTETLVFSFVGYETQEVSISGRSTINVNLALDARQLGEVVVTALGVEREAKALGYAVQEVQGEELTQARETNLVNSLAGKVAGVQVSNSASGVGGSARVTIRGESSLNINKNQPLFVVDGVPISNEVVGSSGRGNLEVDYGNSAAEINPNDIESMTVLKGPSATALYGSRGANGVIIIKTKSGKGTRGIGVSVSSNVTFETPLVLPDWQDKYGQGNSGFFSFADGAGSGIADGVDESWGPQMDYIVQPGDTYLNIPQQVGQVLQVPQYDSPRLDANGNPIPFRGGDLNAPAGSTIQPTPWVSNPDNINNYFETGMTYTNNIALTGSNENGDFRLSVTSLNQQGIVPNTDLDRYNVSLNGSWKFSDRLSAQAVINYIKQESGNRPAISYGTESLMYLWIWYGRQLNTGNMRDYWMPGLEGTQQFNYNYNYHDNPYFTTYENINAQNKNRVYGNFSATYKFTDNLNLLVRTGTDYYNDKRPRARAFSTQRFPFGSYRQEEVTFEERNTDFLLTYDKTISQDWEFNASFGGNQLVQTQNYLDIFAPQLSIPEVYNLGNSRVQLETTQRDSEKRINSLYGLARVAYKNMLFLDVTARNDWSSTLPSNNNSYFYPSVSVSGVISDMVVLPEWFSFAKLRASYAEVGNDTDPFNLLGFYNYGTAWGNTQTVSETSTLYNSELKPESLNSYEIGMDARFFLDRLGIDVTYYNNLSRNQIFFLPITNVSGYSQRVLNAGEIKNEGLEVMLYGTPAQIGDFRWDVNINWSRNVGTVVELAEGIDAYTLTERNGAYIQAREGQPMGAMYGIGLLRVEDPNSPYFGQPINSSDGIPLHDTDLTYQGNYNPDWMAGIQNKFSYKGLNFSFLFDVREGGIVLSRTKTIGSTSGQLEETLVGRENWDPINGYNLPGNGIIAEGVKQVADGVYEPNDVSISARDWNNRYYNRGNVEVAKYDASFVKLREVKLGYTLPSGLLGNLPFRNVNISLVGRNLFLWTENPHFDPETLSMSGGTLQPGVENMAYPSTRSYGFNLSFNL, from the coding sequence ATGATGAACCGTTTACAAATGCTAATCAAGATGAGAGGGAGACCAGGCTATTGGCTATGCCTGTTGAGCTTTCTTATCTTGTCTGGCTTGTCTGCTTATGCACAGCAGACAAGTATCAGTGGAAAAGTAACAGATGCGGAAAACTCTCCTATTCCTGGCGTAAACGTGCTGGTCAAGGGAACTACCCAGGGCACCATTACCGATATTGAAGGTGATTACCGCCTCAACGTACCCGAAAACACAGAAACACTGGTTTTTTCTTTTGTAGGCTATGAAACACAAGAGGTATCCATCAGTGGACGAAGTACGATTAACGTTAACCTTGCATTGGATGCCCGCCAACTCGGTGAAGTAGTTGTGACGGCACTGGGGGTGGAGCGGGAAGCCAAAGCACTAGGATACGCTGTACAGGAAGTACAGGGAGAAGAACTTACCCAGGCCCGCGAAACCAACCTGGTCAATTCACTGGCCGGTAAGGTAGCGGGTGTACAGGTGTCTAACTCTGCCAGTGGGGTAGGTGGTTCTGCCCGGGTTACTATACGAGGTGAATCTTCATTGAATATCAACAAAAACCAACCCCTATTCGTGGTAGATGGGGTACCCATCAGCAACGAGGTAGTAGGTTCCTCCGGCAGAGGTAATCTGGAAGTAGATTATGGTAACTCCGCCGCTGAAATTAATCCCAACGACATTGAATCCATGACAGTACTCAAAGGACCCAGTGCTACTGCTCTTTATGGCTCAAGGGGTGCCAATGGGGTCATCATCATCAAAACCAAGTCTGGAAAAGGAACACGTGGGATTGGTGTTTCCGTTAGTTCCAACGTTACATTTGAGACTCCCCTGGTACTTCCTGACTGGCAGGATAAATACGGTCAGGGGAATAGCGGTTTCTTTTCGTTTGCAGACGGTGCTGGTTCTGGCATTGCTGATGGCGTAGATGAAAGCTGGGGACCTCAGATGGATTATATCGTACAGCCTGGAGATACATACCTGAATATTCCGCAACAAGTCGGTCAGGTGCTTCAGGTTCCCCAGTATGACTCCCCTCGCCTGGATGCCAATGGTAATCCTATTCCCTTCCGTGGTGGTGACCTGAACGCACCGGCAGGAAGTACCATACAGCCAACCCCCTGGGTATCTAATCCGGACAACATCAACAACTATTTTGAAACCGGAATGACTTATACCAATAACATAGCACTTACCGGTTCCAATGAGAACGGAGATTTTCGTTTGTCAGTGACCAGTCTGAATCAGCAAGGTATTGTGCCCAATACTGATCTGGATCGGTACAATGTGAGTTTGAATGGTAGCTGGAAGTTTAGCGATCGTCTTTCTGCTCAGGCCGTGATCAACTACATCAAGCAGGAAAGTGGAAACCGTCCTGCGATCAGCTATGGTACCGAAAGTCTGATGTATCTCTGGATCTGGTATGGCCGCCAGCTCAATACCGGAAATATGCGTGACTACTGGATGCCTGGATTGGAAGGTACGCAGCAGTTTAATTATAACTACAATTACCACGATAATCCTTACTTCACCACTTACGAGAATATCAACGCACAGAATAAAAATCGTGTGTATGGTAATTTCTCTGCTACCTATAAGTTTACAGATAATCTAAACTTACTAGTGAGGACAGGTACGGACTATTACAATGACAAACGTCCACGTGCGCGGGCTTTCAGTACACAGCGTTTTCCTTTTGGGTCTTACCGGCAAGAAGAAGTTACTTTTGAGGAAAGAAATACTGATTTCCTGCTAACCTATGACAAAACCATCAGCCAGGACTGGGAATTTAATGCTTCTTTTGGTGGCAATCAGTTGGTACAGACCCAAAACTATCTGGATATATTTGCTCCTCAGCTTTCTATTCCTGAAGTATATAATCTGGGCAATTCCAGGGTACAACTGGAAACTACCCAGCGAGATTCTGAAAAAAGAATCAACAGCCTGTATGGTCTGGCAAGAGTAGCTTACAAGAATATGCTTTTCCTGGATGTGACTGCCCGTAACGACTGGTCCAGTACGCTGCCATCAAATAACAACTCTTACTTCTACCCTTCAGTGTCGGTATCAGGGGTAATTTCTGATATGGTGGTATTGCCGGAATGGTTCTCATTTGCCAAGCTACGCGCCAGCTATGCTGAAGTGGGTAATGATACAGATCCTTTCAACCTCTTGGGTTTCTATAATTATGGTACGGCCTGGGGCAATACCCAGACAGTTAGCGAAACAAGTACACTTTACAATTCTGAACTAAAACCGGAGTCTCTCAACTCCTATGAGATTGGTATGGATGCCCGTTTCTTTCTGGACAGGCTTGGTATAGATGTGACTTACTACAATAACCTGAGTCGTAATCAAATTTTCTTTCTACCTATTACTAACGTATCCGGCTATAGCCAGCGGGTACTCAATGCAGGAGAGATTAAAAATGAGGGTTTAGAAGTGATGTTGTACGGTACACCTGCTCAGATAGGTGATTTCCGCTGGGATGTAAATATTAACTGGTCCAGGAATGTAGGTACGGTGGTTGAACTGGCAGAAGGCATTGATGCTTATACCCTTACTGAACGGAACGGGGCCTATATTCAGGCCCGCGAAGGCCAGCCTATGGGTGCTATGTATGGCATTGGATTGCTACGTGTAGAAGATCCTAACAGTCCTTATTTTGGCCAACCTATCAACTCATCTGACGGTATCCCCTTACACGATACAGATTTAACTTACCAGGGTAATTATAATCCTGACTGGATGGCGGGTATTCAGAATAAATTCTCTTACAAAGGATTGAATTTCTCCTTCCTGTTTGATGTCCGCGAGGGAGGTATCGTGTTATCCCGTACCAAAACCATTGGAAGTACCTCCGGACAACTGGAGGAAACTTTGGTAGGTCGTGAGAACTGGGACCCTATCAACGGCTATAACCTGCCTGGAAACGGTATCATCGCTGAAGGGGTAAAACAAGTGGCTGATGGGGTGTATGAACCTAATGATGTATCTATCTCTGCCCGCGACTGGAACAACCGCTACTACAACCGTGGAAATGTAGAAGTTGCCAAGTATGATGCATCTTTTGTAAAGCTTCGTGAGGTCAAGCTGGGCTATACTTTACCTAGCGGATTGCTGGGCAATCTGCCATTCCGTAATGTAAACATTTCGCTGGTAGGCAGAAACCTGTTCTTGTGGACTGAGAACCCTCACTTTGACCCTGAAACCCTCAGTATGAGTGGAGGAACGCTACAGCCGGGAGTAGAAAACATGGCTTATCCCTCTACCCGCAGCTATGGGTTTAATTTGAGTTTTAATTTGTAA
- a CDS encoding helix-turn-helix domain-containing protein, with product MNDQIIADIGKKVRSIRQQQNLKLHEVARSANISKSLLSKIENSRSVPSLPVLVSIIQALNMEFSTFFEGIEANSHTPYIHKKKEDYILTEKESAIGFIYQHILCKHANSVVVEVVILDLQPGSKRNFVTTDGYEFKYVLSGAVEYHIGEHIVEMQAGDSLFFDGRVPHVPVNTSDKNCSMLVVYLLTPPDIQAHG from the coding sequence ATGAATGATCAGATTATCGCTGATATTGGCAAAAAAGTAAGAAGTATACGACAACAGCAAAATCTAAAACTTCATGAAGTAGCTCGCTCTGCCAATATCAGCAAAAGTTTACTATCCAAAATTGAAAATAGCAGATCAGTGCCCTCCCTACCGGTACTGGTTTCTATTATTCAGGCGCTTAATATGGAGTTCAGTACTTTTTTTGAAGGTATTGAAGCCAATAGCCACACGCCTTATATTCATAAGAAAAAAGAAGACTATATTTTGACAGAAAAAGAAAGTGCCATAGGCTTTATCTATCAGCATATTCTTTGTAAACATGCGAACAGTGTGGTTGTAGAGGTAGTCATCCTGGATTTGCAGCCAGGTTCCAAAAGAAATTTTGTGACCACCGATGGCTATGAGTTCAAATATGTACTCAGTGGAGCAGTAGAGTACCATATAGGAGAGCATATCGTAGAGATGCAGGCCGGTGATTCGCTTTTTTTTGATGGACGCGTACCTCATGTGCCGGTCAATACTTCGGATAAAAACTGTTCTATGCTGGTGGTGTACTTACTTACTCCTCCTGATATACAGGCTCATGGATAA
- the gldC gene encoding gliding motility protein GldC encodes MKKSEINLTIHLDDDNVPEKIFWDATDKEDAADAASNAISLSIWDHLQKNTLRIDLWTKQMPVDEMKRFSIDTIGGIGQTILSATGDTYISDEINALCDKLVKHVEEEQKKASQKPEK; translated from the coding sequence ATGAAAAAGTCAGAAATCAACCTGACCATACATCTGGATGATGATAATGTCCCCGAGAAAATATTTTGGGATGCTACTGATAAAGAAGATGCTGCAGATGCAGCATCCAACGCCATAAGCCTTTCTATCTGGGATCATTTGCAGAAAAATACACTGCGGATAGACCTCTGGACCAAGCAGATGCCGGTAGATGAAATGAAACGTTTTTCTATAGATACCATTGGGGGAATCGGGCAAACCATTCTCTCTGCTACTGGCGATACCTATATTTCGGATGAGATCAATGCACTTTGTGACAAACTGGTCAAGCATGTGGAAGAAGAACAGAAAAAGGCCAGTCAAAAGCCTGAGAAGTAA
- a CDS encoding nucleoside deaminase produces the protein MQKEYYLQLAVDKAYEGKTPFGAVIVQQSKVLAAVCNTVGQSKDPTAHAEVNAIREACKGLHTSRLNDAVLYTTCEPCPMCAAAALYAGIREVVYGAPIPVISQYMPQISLRASELVQYSEQNMLISPAKDIAAFEKLLQLFA, from the coding sequence ATGCAGAAAGAATACTATTTGCAACTGGCGGTAGATAAGGCATATGAAGGTAAGACACCCTTCGGGGCGGTGATTGTGCAGCAGAGCAAAGTGCTGGCAGCAGTCTGTAATACTGTAGGCCAAAGTAAAGACCCTACTGCTCATGCTGAAGTGAACGCAATTCGGGAGGCCTGCAAGGGTTTACATACAAGCAGACTGAATGATGCAGTGCTTTATACGACTTGCGAACCCTGTCCCATGTGTGCTGCTGCTGCTTTGTACGCAGGCATCAGGGAAGTCGTATATGGTGCACCAATTCCCGTGATTAGTCAATACATGCCACAAATCAGTCTGAGGGCATCTGAACTCGTTCAGTACAGCGAGCAAAATATGCTAATCAGCCCTGCAAAGGATATTGCAGCTTTTGAAAAACTGTTACAGCTATTTGCCTAG
- a CDS encoding thioredoxin family protein, translating to MNRLMLSLFSLSLLISVSSFTEPPVKDKPEKGINWVTIEEAQELSKEKPKKVIMDVYTDWCGWCKKMDKTTFADEEVVEYVNKHFYAVKFHAEKNESFDFKGQEFTNPQFTKALRVSGYPTVVFFAEDFSKFQPVSGYRQADEFLKMLESFNQAEPAGK from the coding sequence ATGAATAGACTAATGCTTAGCTTATTTTCTTTAAGCTTGTTAATTTCTGTGTCTTCATTTACTGAACCACCTGTCAAGGACAAACCAGAGAAAGGAATTAATTGGGTAACGATAGAAGAAGCCCAGGAACTTTCTAAAGAAAAACCGAAGAAAGTGATCATGGATGTGTATACTGACTGGTGTGGATGGTGCAAGAAAATGGACAAGACGACATTTGCCGATGAAGAGGTAGTGGAATATGTAAATAAGCACTTCTATGCAGTGAAGTTTCATGCTGAAAAAAATGAAAGTTTTGATTTCAAAGGACAGGAGTTTACCAATCCTCAGTTTACCAAAGCTCTAAGAGTAAGCGGTTATCCCACTGTCGTTTTCTTTGCCGAAGATTTCTCCAAATTTCAGCCGGTAAGCGGTTATCGTCAAGCCGATGAGTTTCTGAAAATGCTGGAATCATTTAATCAGGCAGAGCCAGCCGGTAAATAA